One Lentibacillus cibarius DNA window includes the following coding sequences:
- a CDS encoding replication-associated recombination protein A yields MNQQPLAYRMRPEHIDDIIGQEQLVAEGKILNRMIQAARLSSMILYGPPGTGKTSMAFALAKSLDMPVKMLNAVVDKKKDMEIAVEEAKMSGQIVLVLDEVHRLDKAKQDFLLPHIESNRVTLIGCTTSNPYHSINPAIRSRCHLFELYRLTEEDIKTAVVRASQNVQNGLGDRNIELTEDALEHFASAANGDMRSALNGLELAASSTPADAEGKIIITLAIAEECMQKKSFTHDKDGDAHYDVLSAFQKSIRGSDVDAALHYLGRLIEAGDLDSIARRMIVCAYEDIGLANPQAGPRAIAAVEAAERVGFPEARIPLASAIVELSLSPKSNTAYKALDHALADIRNGKSGEVPAHLKDTHYQGAKTMGRGINYKYPHHDEEGWVNQQYLPDSLKNKHYYQPKNTGKFEQALKQVYDNIQAKKNNNR; encoded by the coding sequence ATGAATCAACAACCACTTGCTTATCGCATGCGGCCAGAACACATAGACGACATCATCGGCCAGGAACAGCTGGTCGCTGAAGGAAAAATACTGAACCGTATGATTCAGGCTGCACGTTTATCTTCCATGATTCTATACGGGCCACCCGGAACTGGCAAGACCTCGATGGCTTTTGCGCTGGCAAAAAGTTTAGATATGCCGGTAAAAATGCTGAATGCTGTTGTTGACAAGAAAAAAGATATGGAAATTGCCGTTGAAGAAGCTAAAATGAGCGGACAAATCGTGTTAGTGCTTGATGAGGTACACAGACTTGATAAAGCAAAGCAAGACTTTTTACTCCCGCACATTGAAAGCAATCGCGTGACACTCATCGGCTGTACTACAAGCAATCCTTATCATTCTATCAATCCTGCAATCCGAAGCCGATGCCATTTGTTTGAATTGTATCGCCTGACGGAAGAAGACATCAAAACAGCGGTAGTCAGAGCTTCCCAAAATGTCCAAAACGGACTCGGCGACCGAAACATCGAATTAACAGAAGACGCGCTAGAGCACTTTGCGTCTGCAGCTAATGGCGACATGCGTTCAGCACTGAACGGTCTGGAACTTGCCGCATCATCCACCCCAGCCGATGCTGAGGGGAAAATAATTATTACGCTAGCTATTGCCGAAGAGTGCATGCAGAAAAAAAGCTTCACCCATGATAAAGACGGGGATGCCCACTACGACGTGCTTTCTGCCTTTCAGAAATCCATTCGGGGCAGTGATGTAGATGCAGCCCTTCACTATCTTGGACGGTTAATTGAAGCAGGTGACCTTGACAGTATCGCTCGCCGCATGATTGTTTGTGCCTATGAAGACATCGGCCTCGCAAACCCGCAGGCCGGGCCTCGAGCAATCGCTGCCGTTGAAGCTGCAGAACGTGTCGGCTTTCCTGAAGCCCGCATTCCATTAGCCTCGGCCATTGTCGAACTCAGCCTTTCACCAAAATCAAATACAGCGTATAAGGCACTTGACCATGCACTGGCAGATATACGGAACGGAAAAAGCGGTGAAGTTCCGGCTCATTTAAAGGACACGCATTACCAGGGCGCTAAAACAATGGGACGAGGCATTAATTATAAATATCCACATCACGACGAAGAAGGATGGGTCAACCAGCAGTATTTGCCGGATTCACTCAAGAACAAACATTATTATCAGCCAAAAAACACCGGTAAATTTGAACAGGCGCTGAAACAGGTATACGATAACATTCAGGCTAAAAAAAATAATAATAGATGA
- the hisS gene encoding histidine--tRNA ligase, whose product MKAPRGTVDILPEEAVKWQFVENKMKDICNRYHFHEIRTPLFEHTEVFQRGVGDSTDIVQKEMYTFEDRGGRSLTLRPEGTASVVRSFVEHKMHGNPSQPVKLYYFAPMFRYERPQKGRMRQLNQFGVEVLGSSDPAVDAEVIDLAMSVYQELGLRSLKLIINSLGDNESRESHRQALVDHFSPYKDELCNDCRTRLEQNPLRILDCKTDREHPAMENAPSILDHLNTYSQSYFEQVKNYLTLMGIDFEVDANLVRGLDYYNHTAFEIMSEAEGFGAITTLAGGGRYNGLTEELGGPQTPGIGFGMGIERLLMALEAENIEIPADDDLDCFLVAVGDEADQASVKLIHDLRMNGIQVDRDYQGRKMKAQFKAADRYRAKFVLILGESEIQKQLVNVKEMQTGDQKQIPLEQVITYIQGKLSGGNSNE is encoded by the coding sequence ATGAAAGCTCCACGAGGGACGGTTGACATACTGCCGGAAGAAGCTGTTAAATGGCAGTTTGTTGAAAATAAAATGAAGGATATTTGCAATAGGTACCATTTCCATGAGATACGGACACCTTTGTTTGAACATACAGAAGTATTTCAGCGAGGGGTGGGAGACTCAACCGATATTGTCCAGAAAGAAATGTACACATTTGAAGACCGCGGTGGAAGAAGTCTCACATTGCGCCCGGAAGGAACTGCTTCTGTTGTGCGTTCGTTTGTGGAACACAAGATGCATGGCAATCCAAGCCAGCCGGTCAAACTGTATTATTTTGCACCAATGTTTCGGTATGAGCGCCCGCAAAAGGGAAGAATGCGGCAGTTGAATCAGTTTGGTGTTGAAGTACTAGGAAGTTCGGATCCGGCTGTAGATGCTGAAGTTATTGATTTGGCGATGTCAGTTTATCAGGAACTCGGTCTACGTTCACTGAAGCTAATCATCAATTCCTTAGGGGATAATGAAAGCCGTGAAAGTCATCGCCAAGCATTGGTGGATCACTTTTCACCATACAAGGATGAATTGTGCAATGATTGCCGGACGCGACTCGAGCAAAACCCGTTGCGGATTCTTGATTGTAAAACAGACAGGGAGCATCCTGCAATGGAGAATGCTCCTTCTATTCTTGATCATTTGAATACGTATTCCCAGTCGTATTTTGAACAAGTGAAAAATTACCTGACCCTCATGGGGATTGATTTTGAAGTTGATGCAAATCTGGTACGCGGTCTCGATTATTATAACCATACTGCATTTGAAATTATGAGTGAGGCAGAAGGTTTTGGTGCAATAACAACCCTTGCCGGTGGTGGAAGATATAATGGGCTGACAGAAGAACTTGGTGGTCCACAAACACCAGGCATTGGATTTGGAATGGGAATCGAACGATTGCTGATGGCTTTGGAAGCTGAGAATATTGAAATTCCGGCAGACGATGACTTGGATTGCTTCCTTGTAGCGGTTGGTGATGAAGCTGATCAAGCATCTGTTAAACTCATTCACGATTTACGGATGAATGGGATCCAGGTTGATAGAGATTATCAAGGCCGAAAAATGAAAGCACAGTTTAAAGCGGCAGACCGCTATCGTGCAAAATTTGTCTTAATCTTAGGTGAAAGTGAGATACAGAAGCAATTAGTAAACGTGAAGGAAATGCAGACTGGTGATCAGAAGCAAATACCATTGGAACAGGTGATTACCTATATCCAGGGAAAGTTGTCAGGAGGAAATAGCAATGAGTGA
- a CDS encoding N-acetylmuramoyl-L-alanine amidase, whose product MHLNKAAIIILGSLYFAFAPTVEIGEAVIKTDTLNVRLGPGIDFKRVGKVYSGEVYPIQKQENGWIQIKTTALTGWVASRYTEVKRNPLDQVSSKKKSSTFDSAQSNKSHTVNGLQQKTIVLDAGHGGRDSGAISASGANEKIFTRATVQNLEQLLTTLGAKVILTRKDDRFVSLAGRAALANIADADAFISIHYNSFPQAPSVTGTGTYYYTGQDKSLARSVQKGMIKATGADDRGISEGDFQVLRQNTIPAILVESGFISNAKQEQLFSSSMYQKQLASGIAMGLNDYFLAQ is encoded by the coding sequence TTGCATTTAAACAAAGCAGCAATAATCATCCTTGGCTCCTTATATTTTGCATTTGCTCCAACAGTGGAAATAGGTGAGGCCGTTATCAAGACAGACACCTTAAATGTACGATTAGGTCCTGGAATTGATTTTAAAAGGGTAGGAAAAGTTTACAGTGGTGAGGTATATCCGATTCAGAAACAAGAAAATGGTTGGATTCAAATAAAAACCACAGCTCTAACCGGCTGGGTCGCCAGTAGGTACACTGAAGTGAAGCGCAATCCCTTGGATCAGGTGTCATCAAAAAAGAAATCATCAACATTCGATTCAGCACAAAGTAACAAGTCACACACGGTAAATGGTTTGCAGCAGAAAACGATTGTACTCGATGCAGGTCACGGGGGACGAGACAGTGGTGCAATAAGTGCCAGTGGTGCAAATGAAAAGATCTTTACACGTGCAACCGTGCAGAACCTGGAACAATTACTGACGACCCTAGGAGCAAAGGTTATTTTGACGCGTAAGGATGACCGGTTTGTCTCGCTCGCAGGCAGGGCTGCCCTTGCGAACATAGCAGATGCCGATGCCTTTATAAGCATCCACTATAACAGTTTCCCGCAGGCACCAAGTGTCACCGGTACAGGAACCTATTATTACACTGGTCAGGATAAATCACTTGCCCGTTCTGTGCAGAAAGGGATGATCAAGGCAACAGGGGCGGACGACCGCGGGATAAGTGAGGGGGATTTCCAAGTGCTCAGACAAAATACTATTCCGGCAATCTTGGTTGAATCAGGATTTATCTCCAATGCGAAACAAGAACAGCTCTTCTCTTCAAGCATGTACCAAAAACAACTTGCTTCCGGAATCGCCATGGGATTGAACGATTATTTTCTTGCACAGTAA
- the dtd gene encoding D-aminoacyl-tRNA deacylase encodes MKAVIQRAIDANVTVDGTETGAIDYGLVVLAGVTHDDTEEDADYLADKLVNLRIFDDENGKMNHSLKETGGKVLSISQFTLYADTRKGRRPNYLHAAKPEQAASLYDYLNQRIEQHGIAVETGEFGAMMNVQLTNSGPVTIILDTKDR; translated from the coding sequence ATGAAAGCAGTAATTCAACGTGCAATAGATGCAAATGTGACAGTTGATGGTACCGAGACGGGGGCAATTGATTACGGTTTAGTGGTTTTAGCTGGTGTCACGCATGATGATACGGAAGAAGATGCAGACTATCTTGCTGATAAGCTGGTCAACTTACGTATTTTTGATGATGAAAATGGGAAGATGAACCATTCGCTAAAGGAAACTGGTGGAAAAGTCCTGTCTATTTCTCAGTTTACACTTTATGCTGATACAAGAAAGGGTAGGCGACCGAATTATTTACATGCAGCCAAACCCGAACAGGCTGCTTCCTTATATGATTATTTGAATCAACGGATTGAACAGCATGGTATCGCCGTGGAAACGGGTGAATTCGGTGCGATGATGAATGTGCAATTAACTAATTCGGGACCCGTAACAATTATATTGGACACGAAAGACAGATAG
- a CDS encoding RelA/SpoT family protein has translation MANEGIMTSEEVIEKAGSYLTEEDIDFLHRAYAFARDAHKDQFRKSGEPYIVHPVQVAGILVELGMDPVTIAGGFLHDVVEDTSVTLEDLEAAFENEVALLVDGVTKLGKIKYKSKEAIQAENHRKMFVAMAKDIRVILIKLADRLHNMRTLKHLPPEKQRRISNETLEIFAPLAHRLGISTIKWELEDTALRYLNPQQYYRIVQLMRQKRNERETYIDEVIDQVKDQLEDVDIEADISGRPKHLYSIYRKMVKQNKQFNEIYDLLAVRIIVSSIKDCYAVLGIIHTCWKPMPGRFKDYIAMPKPNLYQSLHTTVIGPKGDPLEVQIRTKEMHEIAEYGIAAHWAYKEGKRSATKSFEEKLTWFREILDWQSETHDAEEFMETLKVDLFSDMVYVFTPKGDVIELPSGSVPLDFAYRIHTEVGNKTIGSKVNGKMEPLDYKLKNGDIVEVMTSKHSYGPSQDWLSITQTSQAKSKIKQFFKRQRREENISKGKEAVEKEIRSMGMEPKEVLTHDNLKRVFERFNFTNEDDMYAAVGYQGITAALIATRLTEKIRNTNQKKQNLEETLEKVKSEPPTKKMQKRDSGVKVEGVDNLLVRLSKCCNPVPGDPITGYITKGRGVSVHRADCPNVQTEEAKQRFLHVEWEDSHTDKKQYHVDLEISGYDRRGLFNEVLQAVNETKTNITQVNGRSDRNKMAVIQITILIHNTGHLKRIVERIKQIRDVYSVTRTIQ, from the coding sequence ATGGCAAATGAAGGAATAATGACAAGTGAAGAAGTAATTGAAAAGGCCGGTTCTTATCTGACAGAGGAAGATATTGATTTCCTTCACCGTGCTTATGCGTTCGCCAGGGATGCACATAAGGATCAGTTCCGGAAATCCGGTGAGCCTTATATCGTCCACCCTGTTCAGGTAGCTGGAATCCTTGTTGAGCTTGGTATGGATCCGGTGACCATTGCGGGCGGCTTCTTGCACGATGTTGTTGAAGATACAAGTGTGACACTTGAAGACTTAGAAGCTGCGTTTGAAAATGAAGTGGCTCTGCTCGTGGACGGTGTCACAAAGCTCGGTAAAATAAAATATAAATCGAAAGAAGCGATACAAGCGGAAAACCACCGAAAAATGTTTGTAGCCATGGCTAAGGACATCCGGGTCATCCTAATAAAACTAGCTGATCGCTTGCATAATATGCGTACATTAAAACATTTACCACCGGAGAAGCAACGCCGAATCTCGAATGAAACGCTAGAAATATTTGCCCCGCTGGCTCATCGTCTCGGAATTTCCACAATCAAATGGGAACTGGAGGACACTGCATTACGTTATTTAAATCCGCAGCAGTATTATCGTATTGTCCAGTTAATGAGACAAAAACGAAACGAACGAGAAACGTATATTGATGAAGTTATTGATCAAGTGAAGGATCAACTGGAAGATGTGGATATTGAAGCGGACATTTCAGGAAGGCCAAAGCATTTATACAGTATATATCGGAAAATGGTTAAGCAAAACAAACAATTTAATGAGATATATGATTTATTGGCTGTGCGGATTATCGTTAGTAGTATTAAAGATTGCTATGCCGTCCTCGGGATTATCCATACATGCTGGAAACCGATGCCCGGCAGATTTAAAGATTATATTGCTATGCCGAAACCAAATTTATACCAGTCCCTTCATACAACGGTTATAGGACCAAAAGGCGATCCACTTGAAGTGCAGATTCGGACAAAAGAAATGCACGAAATTGCTGAATATGGTATTGCTGCACATTGGGCTTATAAAGAAGGCAAACGTTCCGCAACAAAGTCGTTTGAGGAGAAACTGACATGGTTCAGGGAAATTCTTGACTGGCAGAGTGAAACACATGATGCAGAAGAGTTCATGGAGACCCTGAAAGTTGACTTGTTTTCAGATATGGTTTATGTGTTCACACCAAAAGGGGATGTCATAGAGCTACCATCCGGGTCAGTGCCGCTTGATTTTGCATACCGCATCCATACGGAAGTGGGTAATAAAACCATTGGATCCAAAGTGAATGGGAAAATGGAGCCACTTGATTATAAGCTAAAGAACGGAGATATTGTGGAAGTGATGACGTCCAAACATTCGTATGGACCATCACAGGATTGGCTGTCAATCACCCAGACATCGCAGGCAAAAAGCAAAATTAAACAATTTTTCAAAAGACAGCGCCGCGAAGAAAATATCAGTAAGGGTAAAGAAGCTGTTGAAAAAGAAATTCGCTCCATGGGTATGGAGCCGAAAGAAGTGCTTACCCACGATAATTTAAAACGCGTTTTTGAGCGATTCAATTTCACAAATGAAGACGATATGTATGCTGCTGTCGGGTATCAGGGAATAACAGCTGCTTTAATTGCAACCCGGCTGACGGAAAAAATTCGTAATACAAATCAGAAAAAGCAAAACCTGGAAGAAACACTTGAAAAAGTGAAAAGTGAGCCACCAACAAAGAAAATGCAGAAAAGGGATTCCGGTGTCAAAGTGGAAGGCGTGGATAATCTTTTGGTACGCCTGTCCAAATGCTGTAATCCGGTTCCTGGTGACCCGATTACCGGCTATATTACAAAAGGTCGGGGGGTATCCGTTCATAGAGCGGATTGCCCAAATGTTCAGACAGAGGAAGCGAAACAGCGCTTCCTGCATGTTGAATGGGAGGACAGTCATACTGATAAAAAACAGTATCATGTGGATTTGGAAATATCCGGATATGACCGCCGTGGTTTGTTTAACGAAGTATTACAGGCGGTAAATGAAACAAAAACGAATATCACCCAAGTCAATGGTCGTTCAGACCGGAATAAAATGGCTGTCATCCAAATTACTATCCTTATTCATAACACGGGTCATTTAAAACGGATTGTCGAACGTATTAAACAGATTAGAGATGTTTATTCGGTAACAAGGACAATTCAATAG
- a CDS encoding adenine phosphoribosyltransferase codes for MDYKNYIKIVDDWPKEGIQFKDITPLMDNGKVFKTAVDEIVTFARQKNIDLVVGPEARGFIIGCPVSYALEVGFAPVRKEGKLPREVIKVDYGLEYGKNVLTIHKDAIKPGQRVLITDDLLATGGTIEAMIQLVEALGGIVVGCAFLVELSYLNGSEKLEGYDVLTVTSF; via the coding sequence ATGGATTATAAAAATTATATAAAAATCGTCGACGACTGGCCAAAAGAAGGTATACAGTTCAAAGATATTACCCCATTGATGGATAACGGAAAAGTTTTTAAAACAGCTGTTGATGAAATTGTGACATTTGCACGTCAAAAAAATATCGATCTTGTTGTCGGTCCGGAAGCAAGAGGCTTCATTATTGGCTGTCCGGTTTCCTATGCGCTGGAAGTTGGCTTTGCCCCTGTACGCAAAGAAGGTAAACTACCAAGAGAAGTAATTAAAGTCGACTATGGACTGGAATACGGCAAAAACGTTCTCACAATCCATAAAGACGCCATTAAACCCGGGCAGCGTGTATTGATTACGGACGACTTACTTGCAACGGGCGGAACGATTGAGGCAATGATTCAATTAGTGGAAGCACTAGGTGGTATTGTTGTCGGCTGTGCATTTCTTGTAGAACTTTCATACCTGAATGGGTCGGAAAAACTGGAAGGTTATGATGTGCTGACAGTTACAAGCTTTTGA
- the recJ gene encoding single-stranded-DNA-specific exonuclease RecJ, whose amino-acid sequence MLQSKMKWNFPETITRPVDFDIGNFSPLISELLMQRGIKSNEDAKKFLSPDLAQLYNVEWLSDIQKATNRIHRAIEVEEKILVYGDYDADGVSSTTIMMETLQNLGADCDYYIPNRFTEGYGPNEAAFRAAYENGFRLIVTVDTGIASVHEAEVAKRLGIDLIITDHHEVQAELPDAYAIVHPKCSPDYPFKELAGAGVALKFSESLLGYFPKQLLDLAAIGTIADLVPLLGENRIIAHYGLQKLTTTSRPGIIAIKNESGIQGHVTEDDVGFSIGPRLNAVGRLQDADLAVQLLMADDTDDAARIAGMVEEINLERKSIVSEIVKEAENMASPVNDQGVIVVAKEGWNQGVLGIVASNLVRKYDRPAIVLSIFPENGEVKGSARSIPAFDLFSACMEIRDIFTHFGGHAQAAGMTLPLSNVQTLKQELNAMIFQQLSKADFAQVVEISKTITIPEINEELVTEISQLAPFGMANPKPVFHVKAIPSGVRQIGNGKKHLKLQFQKDNYKLDGIAFGLGNLYQQLSRQTPLSVVGELNINEWNGFRKVQMVIQDMQIDEWQLFDHRGMKGFDITPYVQQDTGYAAVFQQLPDANQLPGNVVCVTYDTDVSSLKGIHTLFLYDFPPSLTVMENLVKNLKPDNIHVCFYLQDSTFMKAFPAREDFKWLYGLLAKRQTIHLQKELPMVMDAKGWTKDRILFMSNVFFELDFVKIEEGTMKLNANPLKKDLSESAKYQERLNRVEIEKTLYYSTYNELKTWFSNCLECRLEPEEEID is encoded by the coding sequence ATGCTACAGAGCAAGATGAAATGGAACTTTCCAGAAACAATAACAAGGCCGGTGGACTTTGATATCGGTAACTTCTCACCGCTCATCAGTGAATTGTTAATGCAGCGGGGGATAAAGTCTAACGAAGATGCTAAGAAATTTTTATCACCTGATTTAGCACAATTATATAATGTGGAATGGTTATCAGATATTCAGAAGGCAACCAACCGTATACATAGAGCGATCGAAGTAGAGGAAAAGATTCTTGTGTATGGCGACTATGATGCAGATGGTGTCAGTTCAACCACCATAATGATGGAAACACTTCAGAATCTTGGAGCTGACTGTGATTATTATATACCAAACCGCTTCACAGAAGGATACGGCCCGAATGAAGCAGCCTTTCGTGCAGCTTATGAAAACGGCTTTCGATTAATTGTTACTGTGGATACAGGGATTGCTTCCGTTCATGAAGCGGAAGTCGCAAAAAGATTAGGAATTGATTTGATTATTACTGACCACCATGAAGTACAGGCTGAGCTTCCGGATGCCTATGCGATTGTACATCCAAAATGCTCGCCGGATTATCCGTTTAAGGAATTGGCGGGGGCTGGAGTAGCACTCAAATTTTCCGAAAGTCTGCTTGGCTATTTTCCAAAGCAATTGCTTGATCTGGCAGCAATTGGTACTATTGCAGACTTAGTCCCGTTACTTGGTGAAAATCGAATTATTGCCCATTACGGTTTGCAAAAATTAACGACCACATCGAGGCCCGGTATAATTGCGATAAAGAATGAATCCGGTATACAAGGTCATGTCACTGAAGATGATGTCGGTTTCTCCATAGGACCCAGACTTAACGCAGTAGGCAGATTACAGGATGCAGACCTGGCCGTTCAGCTATTGATGGCTGACGACACGGATGATGCAGCCCGTATAGCCGGCATGGTGGAAGAAATCAACCTGGAGCGAAAGAGTATAGTAAGTGAAATCGTCAAAGAAGCGGAAAATATGGCAAGTCCGGTAAACGATCAAGGCGTTATCGTTGTTGCCAAAGAGGGATGGAATCAGGGAGTATTAGGGATTGTGGCGTCCAATCTTGTACGGAAATACGACCGTCCGGCAATCGTGTTGTCTATTTTTCCTGAAAATGGTGAAGTGAAAGGATCGGCTAGAAGCATACCCGCTTTTGATTTATTCTCAGCCTGCATGGAGATAAGGGATATTTTCACTCATTTTGGTGGACATGCCCAAGCAGCTGGAATGACACTCCCGCTAAGCAATGTGCAGACATTGAAGCAGGAGCTGAACGCTATGATCTTCCAGCAGCTTTCTAAAGCAGATTTTGCACAAGTAGTTGAGATTTCTAAAACAATAACCATTCCGGAAATTAATGAAGAATTGGTTACCGAAATCAGTCAACTGGCACCGTTCGGCATGGCCAATCCCAAACCAGTGTTCCACGTAAAAGCTATACCATCGGGCGTACGTCAAATTGGTAATGGAAAAAAGCATCTAAAGCTACAATTCCAAAAAGATAATTATAAATTGGATGGCATCGCGTTCGGATTAGGTAACCTTTATCAACAGTTGTCGCGACAAACCCCGTTGTCGGTGGTTGGGGAGCTGAATATCAATGAATGGAATGGCTTCAGAAAGGTTCAGATGGTTATCCAAGACATGCAAATTGACGAATGGCAGTTGTTTGATCACCGTGGAATGAAAGGGTTTGACATCACGCCGTATGTACAGCAAGATACAGGGTATGCCGCGGTATTCCAGCAATTACCTGATGCAAATCAGCTTCCCGGCAATGTTGTGTGTGTTACTTATGATACAGATGTTAGCAGCTTAAAAGGTATCCACACACTGTTTTTATATGATTTTCCACCCAGTTTAACGGTGATGGAGAATCTTGTTAAAAATCTTAAACCGGATAATATTCATGTATGTTTTTATTTGCAGGATAGTACATTTATGAAAGCTTTTCCAGCGAGAGAGGACTTTAAATGGCTATATGGACTCCTGGCCAAACGGCAAACCATCCATTTACAGAAGGAATTGCCAATGGTTATGGATGCGAAAGGTTGGACGAAAGATAGAATATTGTTTATGTCAAACGTGTTTTTTGAATTAGATTTTGTTAAAATAGAAGAAGGTACAATGAAACTTAACGCTAATCCTTTAAAGAAAGATTTAAGTGAATCGGCTAAGTATCAGGAACGATTAAACCGAGTTGAAATTGAAAAAACACTTTATTATTCAACATATAATGAACTAAAAACGTGGTTTTCCAATTGTTTGGAATGCAGGTTAGAGCCTGAGGAGGAAATTGACTGA
- a CDS encoding lipopolysaccharide assembly LapA domain-containing protein: MKWQSYVILAIIFVIIVAVFAVANVSPVEVNYLLGIGKAPLILVILFSVLMGGIITASAGVVKIIRQQREHKALQAECNRLRSILKEHGVDESEQITESEEDDSIEKQSGSET; the protein is encoded by the coding sequence GTGAAATGGCAATCCTATGTTATTCTTGCCATTATTTTTGTTATTATTGTTGCCGTTTTTGCTGTCGCGAACGTCAGTCCGGTAGAGGTCAATTATCTATTGGGAATTGGGAAGGCCCCGCTTATACTTGTTATTTTATTTTCCGTATTAATGGGAGGTATCATTACAGCATCAGCAGGTGTTGTGAAAATAATTCGGCAGCAGCGCGAACACAAGGCATTACAGGCAGAGTGTAATCGCTTAAGATCCATCCTGAAGGAACATGGTGTGGATGAATCTGAACAAATAACAGAATCCGAAGAAGACGATTCCATTGAAAAACAATCTGGTAGCGAAACCTAA